A single genomic interval of Chryseobacterium paludis harbors:
- a CDS encoding patatin-like phospholipase family protein, producing the protein MKKTTILSLDGGGIRGIITCIILRYIEEQLQYYDKPNAKLGDYFDLVAGSSTGGLIASIILCPDEHRKAKYSIQKGLELYAEKGGDIFQVSFWEKLVNPFGLLNEKISQEALEKNLNDFFGHLELKELIKPCLITSYDIENRRAKLFNSWEASLSTDNFYVKDVCRATSAAPTYFSPVQIKSMYGQLFSLIDGGMFANNPALCAYAEARKIPFAEVLRNHQKANHPTVNDMIMISIGTGIESRSYSFKKLEKAGKIGWVTPIIDILMSANAETVDYQLCQMFQTLGLRNQKNYYRINPSLKNASPAMDNVRRSNIENLIQAGLSYIDDNRETLNQIVQKLIRNKI; encoded by the coding sequence ATGAAAAAGACAACCATTCTTTCTTTAGACGGCGGCGGAATAAGAGGTATTATCACCTGTATTATTTTACGTTACATAGAAGAACAACTACAATATTATGATAAACCCAATGCAAAACTTGGCGATTATTTTGATTTGGTAGCAGGAAGCAGCACAGGAGGACTCATTGCTTCTATTATACTGTGCCCGGATGAACACCGAAAAGCAAAATACTCTATTCAGAAAGGATTAGAATTATATGCTGAAAAAGGTGGCGACATATTTCAGGTTTCTTTTTGGGAGAAACTGGTAAATCCGTTTGGCTTACTCAACGAAAAGATTTCCCAAGAAGCACTGGAAAAAAATCTAAATGATTTTTTTGGACATCTTGAATTAAAAGAATTAATAAAACCTTGTTTGATTACCAGTTATGATATTGAAAACAGAAGGGCTAAACTTTTTAACTCATGGGAAGCCAGCTTAAGTACGGATAACTTTTATGTAAAAGATGTTTGCCGGGCAACTTCAGCAGCACCTACCTATTTCAGTCCTGTACAGATCAAATCGATGTATGGACAATTATTCAGCCTTATTGATGGTGGGATGTTTGCGAACAACCCTGCACTTTGTGCTTATGCGGAAGCAAGAAAGATCCCTTTTGCGGAAGTGCTGAGAAACCATCAGAAAGCCAATCACCCTACAGTAAATGATATGATCATGATATCTATAGGAACAGGAATTGAATCCCGCAGCTATTCTTTTAAGAAATTAGAAAAAGCCGGAAAAATTGGCTGGGTAACTCCTATTATTGATATTTTGATGTCTGCTAATGCAGAAACTGTTGATTACCAACTTTGCCAGATGTTTCAGACATTGGGTTTGAGAAATCAGAAGAATTATTATCGGATCAATCCATCCTTAAAAAATGCTTCTCCTGCAATGGATAATGTAAGACGTTCTAATATCGAAAATCTGATACAAGCTGGATTAAGTTATATAGATGATAATAGAGAAACATTGAATCAGATTGTACAAAAACTCATCAGAAACAAAATATAA
- a CDS encoding YdeI/OmpD-associated family protein yields MEKHSIKIDLYIEKSQDFAKPILNYLREIIHEFCPDAEETIKWGFPHFLYKGKNLCAMASFKQHCTFGFWLEKEMKTMQEITETIEKNSMFSLGKITKIEDLPSKPQLKKAIKEAMDLMDMGVTMKKAPVSKTEVPIPDDLQKALDKNKKALDIFQKASLSFRKEYILWISEAKTEVTRNKRMEQALEWISEGKSRNWKYEKK; encoded by the coding sequence ATGGAAAAGCATAGCATTAAAATTGATTTATATATTGAAAAATCTCAGGATTTTGCCAAACCTATCTTAAATTACCTTCGTGAAATCATTCATGAATTCTGTCCCGATGCTGAAGAAACTATAAAATGGGGTTTCCCTCATTTTCTTTACAAAGGAAAAAATCTTTGTGCTATGGCCTCCTTCAAACAGCATTGTACTTTTGGATTCTGGCTTGAAAAAGAAATGAAAACAATGCAGGAAATCACAGAGACTATTGAGAAAAACTCGATGTTTAGTTTAGGAAAAATTACAAAAATAGAAGATTTGCCCTCAAAACCTCAACTGAAAAAAGCAATTAAAGAAGCGATGGATCTTATGGATATGGGTGTTACTATGAAAAAAGCACCTGTTTCGAAAACTGAAGTTCCCATTCCGGATGATCTTCAAAAAGCATTGGACAAAAACAAAAAAGCTTTAGATATTTTTCAGAAGGCTTCACTTTCTTTCAGAAAAGAATATATCCTATGGATTTCTGAAGCTAAAACAGAAGTTACCCGTAATAAAAGAATGGAACAGGCTCTGGAATGGATATCTGAAGGTAAATCCCGCAATTGGAAGTATGAAAAAAAATAA
- a CDS encoding M48 family metalloprotease produces MIKRFIVFALFIFSISCFSQTYKTIDTADYKERIAFLKTFNANNELLIKNLKSSYSGKTGSELAKIYKEIGADFEKQVKNKDFIFKSEFDPTIKSLIQRLRKNNPQIPTDLKILIAKDNTPNAYCLADGTFVINIGLFNWLDNDDQIASVISHELGHRIEQHSLKAFVNYITQDEKDKLTVNNLKSAKVNLNQRAFDVLKNRMYKKGIEKRGHEMQADSLGYTIFKNSDFKKEEFVNALLRLQDFDTISPKVLKLETYRKYFNLPKQEFKEKWLKKEDFSIYDYNHFKEKLNKDSLASHPEITLRIEKLKKRFPELIVAALPEKASESFASLEKIASMEILPDFYHSEDYGLGVYTSLQFLQDGVEEKYYKSWLGKCFAKIYEGRKNYNLNRYLDRVDPKNQSESYQQFLNFMWNLSLEDIKNIADYYQNKES; encoded by the coding sequence ATGATTAAAAGATTTATTGTATTTGCATTGTTCATATTTTCCATAAGCTGCTTTTCACAGACTTATAAAACAATAGATACTGCAGACTATAAAGAAAGGATAGCCTTTTTAAAGACATTTAATGCAAATAATGAGCTGCTGATTAAAAATCTAAAAAGCAGTTACTCAGGAAAGACGGGTTCAGAATTAGCTAAAATTTATAAAGAAATAGGGGCTGATTTTGAAAAACAGGTTAAAAATAAAGACTTCATTTTCAAATCTGAATTTGATCCTACGATTAAATCTTTAATTCAGCGTTTGAGAAAGAATAATCCGCAGATCCCCACAGATTTAAAAATATTGATTGCTAAAGATAATACTCCCAACGCTTATTGTCTTGCAGACGGGACTTTCGTAATTAATATAGGTTTATTTAACTGGCTGGATAATGATGACCAGATTGCGTCAGTGATTTCGCACGAATTGGGACATAGAATTGAACAGCATTCTCTGAAGGCATTTGTAAACTATATCACTCAGGATGAAAAAGATAAACTCACTGTCAATAATCTAAAATCAGCGAAAGTAAACCTGAACCAAAGGGCTTTCGACGTTTTGAAGAACAGGATGTATAAAAAAGGAATAGAAAAAAGAGGGCATGAGATGCAGGCAGATTCTTTAGGTTATACAATCTTTAAAAACAGTGATTTTAAAAAAGAAGAATTTGTAAATGCCCTATTACGGCTTCAGGATTTTGATACCATTTCACCAAAGGTATTAAAGCTAGAGACTTACAGGAAGTATTTTAATCTTCCCAAGCAGGAGTTTAAGGAAAAATGGCTTAAAAAGGAAGATTTTTCGATATATGATTACAATCATTTTAAAGAAAAACTAAATAAGGATTCTTTAGCCTCTCATCCTGAAATTACTTTACGGATAGAAAAGCTTAAAAAGAGATTCCCGGAATTAATCGTTGCTGCATTGCCGGAAAAGGCTTCTGAGTCATTTGCTTCACTTGAAAAAATCGCAAGTATGGAAATCTTACCTGATTTTTATCACTCTGAAGATTATGGATTAGGAGTGTATACAAGTCTTCAATTCTTACAGGATGGCGTAGAGGAAAAATATTATAAAAGCTGGTTGGGGAAATGCTTTGCTAAGATTTATGAAGGCCGGAAAAATTATAATCTCAACAGATATCTGGATCGTGTTGATCCCAAAAATCAAAGTGAAAGCTATCAGCAATTCCTTAATTTTATGTGGAACCTCAGTTTAGAGGATATAAAAAATATAGCTGATTATTATCAAAACAAAGAATCCTGA
- a CDS encoding DUF2589 domain-containing protein, whose amino-acid sequence MANLVQELNSLDFSVYIGGPMQAAIKAQHDASISQVNFIKEVGFNPANHPTAPSELRYVDFKYKKSVPGENGAIIDSTVTLQVPFLSMLTIPALRIDEMTIDFNAKLNSVETQAISSEFTGSASVSGKIWKVKFNASASYKKTNSSTSTTEKTYTLGVHVKAVNDELPAGLARIMDMLEDAIVAKAAEPAV is encoded by the coding sequence ATGGCAAATTTAGTTCAAGAATTAAACAGTTTAGATTTTAGTGTTTACATCGGTGGGCCTATGCAGGCAGCTATTAAAGCGCAACACGATGCATCTATTTCGCAAGTAAACTTCATTAAAGAGGTAGGTTTCAACCCTGCCAATCACCCGACAGCTCCTTCAGAGCTTAGATATGTAGATTTTAAATATAAAAAGTCGGTTCCTGGTGAAAATGGTGCTATCATAGATTCTACTGTTACACTACAGGTTCCATTTCTTTCAATGCTTACAATTCCTGCATTAAGAATTGATGAGATGACGATTGATTTTAACGCAAAATTAAACTCAGTGGAAACTCAAGCTATTTCAAGTGAATTCACAGGAAGTGCTTCTGTAAGCGGAAAAATTTGGAAAGTAAAATTCAATGCTTCTGCTTCTTATAAAAAGACCAATTCAAGTACATCAACTACAGAGAAAACGTACACTTTAGGTGTCCATGTAAAAGCTGTAAATGATGAGTTACCTGCCGGTCTTGCAAGAATTATGGACATGCTAGAAGATGCTATTGTAGCTAAAGCCGCTGAACCAGCAGTTTAA
- a CDS encoding serine hydrolase domain-containing protein has protein sequence MLKYIIGGAAATVALSYLFGYDYLFSGIAKTYFKGRSSANIDDGKLFPSNIIATESPKLWEEDPLYNKTDLPKTIVDNLIHSNTASFLVIKNSKLVHEQYWNGYDQLSKTNSFSMAKAVTVMLLGKALEEGKIKNIDQKFSDLFDDFKNKKFGDQLTLKNLAQMESGLDWDEDYKNPFRPNAKAYYGRSLIKATFTKRFKAEPGSKFEYQSGSTQLLGFAIKKSIDQTLASYLSEKFWIPLGMEQNAEWSVDNSRMEKTYCCIHSNTRDFAKLGQLFLDHGKADGIQVLNAEFIEQMRTPTKKSDNIYGMGLWINHDNPIKHYYFLGLQGQYIIMIPDHNMVIVRTGSYENSPKNDRGRPDQVKFLVNETVKLFQ, from the coding sequence ATGCTAAAATATATTATTGGCGGAGCAGCTGCCACAGTAGCTCTTTCTTATCTTTTCGGATACGATTATTTATTCAGTGGAATTGCTAAAACGTATTTTAAAGGCAGGTCAAGCGCAAACATTGATGATGGAAAACTCTTTCCCAGTAATATCATTGCAACAGAGTCACCAAAGCTTTGGGAAGAAGATCCATTATACAACAAAACAGACTTACCTAAAACCATAGTTGACAACCTTATCCATTCTAATACGGCCTCTTTCTTAGTGATCAAAAACAGCAAATTAGTTCATGAGCAATATTGGAACGGATATGATCAACTATCTAAAACTAACTCTTTCTCTATGGCTAAAGCTGTTACAGTAATGCTTTTGGGGAAAGCTTTAGAAGAAGGTAAAATAAAAAATATTGACCAGAAATTTTCAGATCTTTTCGATGATTTCAAAAACAAAAAATTTGGCGATCAGCTTACCCTAAAAAATCTTGCTCAGATGGAGTCTGGTCTGGATTGGGATGAAGATTACAAAAATCCCTTTCGTCCCAATGCAAAAGCTTATTATGGGAGGAGTCTTATAAAAGCTACTTTTACAAAAAGATTTAAAGCAGAGCCAGGTTCAAAGTTTGAATATCAAAGTGGTTCGACACAACTATTAGGTTTTGCCATAAAAAAATCAATAGACCAAACACTAGCAAGTTATTTATCAGAGAAATTCTGGATTCCTTTAGGAATGGAACAAAATGCAGAATGGAGCGTAGATAACAGCAGAATGGAAAAAACATACTGTTGCATACATTCTAATACCCGGGATTTTGCCAAACTAGGTCAACTGTTTTTAGACCATGGTAAAGCTGATGGTATTCAGGTTCTCAATGCTGAATTTATTGAGCAGATGAGAACACCTACAAAAAAATCGGATAACATTTACGGAATGGGACTTTGGATCAATCATGACAATCCCATTAAACACTATTATTTTCTAGGACTTCAGGGTCAATATATCATTATGATACCTGATCATAATATGGTTATTGTAAGAACCGGAAGCTACGAAAACTCACCTAAAAATGACAGAGGAAGACCTGATCAGGTAAAATTTCTTGTAAATGAAACCGTAAAATTATTTCAATAG
- a CDS encoding M15 family metallopeptidase, with translation MDKVTLERIEKLHPLVREEVKQIIKECDEALAGRAKVRITQGLRSFEEQEKLYAIGRLTTGKKVTNAKAGQSIHNYGLAVDICLMIDGKAVSWDTAKDWDNDGVADWYECVKIFAKHGWDWGGNWKTFKDLPHFEKKNILTKKGLIKTTWRTLAKMPADKSGYIII, from the coding sequence ATGGATAAAGTGACTTTAGAACGGATAGAAAAGCTTCACCCTTTGGTAAGAGAGGAAGTAAAACAAATTATTAAAGAATGTGATGAAGCTCTTGCTGGCAGAGCTAAAGTAAGAATTACCCAAGGTTTGAGATCTTTTGAAGAGCAGGAAAAACTATATGCGATCGGAAGACTTACGACGGGAAAGAAAGTAACCAATGCCAAAGCAGGGCAAAGTATTCACAATTATGGGCTAGCGGTTGACATTTGTTTGATGATCGACGGAAAAGCAGTTAGTTGGGATACTGCAAAAGACTGGGACAATGATGGTGTTGCGGATTGGTATGAATGTGTAAAGATTTTTGCCAAACATGGTTGGGACTGGGGTGGAAACTGGAAAACATTCAAAGACCTTCCGCACTTTGAAAAAAAGAACATTTTAACAAAAAAAGGCCTTATAAAAACTACCTGGAGAACCCTGGCTAAAATGCCTGCGGATAAGAGCGGATATATCATTATATAA